A genomic stretch from Candidatus Flexicrinis proximus includes:
- a CDS encoding acyl-CoA dehydrogenase family protein, which produces MDFELNEEQRMFQRVVRDFCENELKPHAHDIDENGQLHWPAIRKMRDLGLLSLQVPEDYGGAALDSVCASIAVEELGRVCGSTALSISAHNGLGLGPIVRWGTPEQKDRFIPLLTDGEHLGALALTEPQAGSDLLNGAQAYAERDGDEWVVNGHKAWITNPKYAPVITVLLRTDRAAGSSGFSMMLVETDRDGLTIHPPEKKMGLKGSPTQMLTFDNVRVPASNVLGPEGMGFKQTMQTLDAGRVSIGALSVGLAQGAFEEMVRYAKDRKAFGEPIANKQAIQWMIADAAVEIEAARTLVHKAAVAKDKGGDFTKIAAIAKLKASEVAEKVCHDAIQIHGSYGYSREYPVERMYRDQRLMTIGEGTSEIQRLVIARRVLQEFDEPR; this is translated from the coding sequence ATGGATTTTGAACTGAACGAAGAGCAGCGCATGTTTCAGCGCGTCGTGCGCGATTTCTGCGAAAACGAACTCAAGCCGCACGCCCATGACATCGACGAGAACGGTCAGCTCCACTGGCCGGCAATTCGCAAGATGCGCGACCTCGGTCTGCTTTCGCTGCAGGTGCCGGAGGATTACGGCGGCGCGGCGCTCGACTCGGTCTGTGCCTCGATCGCCGTCGAGGAACTTGGCCGCGTCTGCGGCAGCACGGCGCTCTCGATCAGCGCGCATAACGGCCTCGGCCTCGGGCCGATCGTCCGCTGGGGGACGCCGGAGCAGAAAGACCGCTTCATCCCGCTGCTGACCGACGGCGAACACCTTGGCGCGCTGGCGCTGACCGAACCGCAGGCCGGCTCGGATTTGCTCAACGGCGCGCAGGCCTACGCCGAGCGCGACGGCGACGAATGGGTGGTCAACGGGCATAAGGCCTGGATCACCAACCCGAAGTATGCGCCGGTGATCACCGTACTGCTGCGCACCGATCGCGCCGCGGGTTCGAGTGGGTTCAGCATGATGCTGGTCGAGACCGACCGCGACGGCCTGACGATCCATCCGCCGGAGAAGAAGATGGGGCTGAAAGGCTCGCCGACGCAGATGCTGACCTTCGATAACGTGCGGGTGCCGGCGTCCAACGTGCTCGGGCCGGAAGGCATGGGCTTCAAACAGACCATGCAGACGCTGGACGCCGGGCGCGTGAGCATCGGCGCGCTGTCGGTGGGGCTGGCGCAGGGCGCCTTCGAGGAGATGGTGCGCTACGCCAAAGACCGCAAGGCGTTCGGGGAGCCGATCGCCAATAAGCAGGCGATCCAGTGGATGATTGCCGACGCCGCCGTCGAGATCGAGGCCGCCCGCACGCTGGTCCACAAAGCGGCGGTCGCCAAGGATAAGGGCGGCGACTTCACCAAGATTGCCGCGATTGCCAAGCTCAAGGCCTCCGAAGTGGCCGAGAAGGTCTGCCATGACGCGATCCAGATTCACGGCAGCTACGGCTACAGCCGCGAGTATCCTGTCGAGCGCATGTACCGCGACCAGCGCTTGATGACGATTGGCGAGGGGACAAGCGAAATCCAGCGCCTTGTCATCGCCCGCCGGGTATTGCAGGAGTTCGACGAACCGCGCTAG
- a CDS encoding aldehyde dehydrogenase family protein: protein MSVKDYFESLDYAPAPESASAANAWLDAHKRKFDLFIDGRWHAPTDGKTLVTVNPANGQKIADIADAAAVDVDTAYKAARKAFESWSKLSGHTRARHLYGIARGIQKHQRLLAVLESLDNGKSIRESRDIDVPLVARHFYHHAGWAQLMETEMRDYAPVGVIGQVIPWNFPLLMLAWKIAPALAMGNTVVLKPAPFTNLSALLFAEICAEAGLPAGVVNIVTGGDQTGAAITEHPGFDKIAFTGSTNVGRIIRRATAGRGVKLSLELGGKSPYIVFDDCDQDAAVEGLVDAIWFNQGQVCCAGSRLLVQESIADKFLDKVRRRMNLLRVGDSLDKAVDMGPVVAPVQYETIDRLVKRGVAEGATLYQAETPIPSVGCYYPPSLLTDVQPSSTVVQEEIFGPVLVAMTFRTPSEALELANNTRYGLAASIWSENINLAMEAARKVKAGSVWINCTNMFDAASGFGGYRESGYGREGGREGLYEYARPKWHGRPHPELPAKDDKTFKNWGKAGAGLPIMLNGSEAAGNGSQGGLPSLDRTAKMFIGGKQKRPDGNYSRPVLAPDGHEVGLAADGNRKDIRDAVSAARSAESWGFRTGHQRAQILYYIAENLSARLEEFARRISAMTGCSAEDARSEVELSISRWFTWAAWADKYGGVIQETELRGLTIELNESLGVIGIACPDERPLLGLVSLVAPAIARGNTVVVVPSQKHPLAATDFYQVLETSDLPAGVINIVTGERDPLTKTLVEHDDVDAMWYFGSALGSAMVENLSAYNMKRTWVSYGESRDWADEAQGAGHEFLHEATQVKNIWVPMGESMPTGGGY from the coding sequence ATGAGCGTGAAAGACTATTTTGAGAGCCTTGATTATGCGCCCGCGCCTGAATCGGCTTCCGCGGCCAACGCGTGGCTGGATGCCCACAAGCGTAAGTTCGACCTGTTTATCGACGGGCGCTGGCACGCACCCACCGATGGCAAGACGCTGGTCACCGTCAATCCGGCCAACGGCCAGAAGATCGCCGATATCGCGGATGCCGCCGCCGTCGACGTCGATACTGCCTACAAGGCCGCGCGCAAAGCCTTCGAGTCGTGGTCGAAACTGAGCGGTCACACGCGGGCGCGTCACCTCTACGGAATCGCGCGCGGTATCCAGAAACACCAGCGCCTGCTGGCGGTACTCGAGTCGCTCGACAACGGCAAGTCGATCCGCGAGAGCCGCGACATCGACGTGCCGCTAGTGGCGCGGCACTTCTACCACCACGCGGGGTGGGCGCAGCTGATGGAAACGGAAATGCGCGACTACGCGCCGGTGGGCGTGATCGGGCAGGTCATCCCCTGGAACTTCCCGCTGCTGATGCTGGCCTGGAAGATCGCGCCGGCGCTGGCGATGGGCAATACGGTGGTGCTCAAGCCCGCGCCGTTTACGAACCTGAGCGCGCTGCTGTTCGCGGAAATCTGTGCCGAGGCGGGGTTGCCGGCAGGCGTCGTCAACATTGTCACCGGCGGCGACCAGACCGGCGCGGCCATCACGGAACATCCCGGCTTCGACAAAATCGCCTTCACCGGCAGCACCAATGTCGGGCGGATCATCCGCCGGGCGACGGCCGGACGCGGCGTTAAACTCTCGCTCGAACTTGGCGGCAAGTCGCCCTACATCGTCTTTGACGACTGCGATCAGGACGCGGCGGTCGAAGGGTTGGTGGACGCGATCTGGTTCAACCAGGGTCAGGTCTGCTGCGCCGGCTCGCGCCTGCTGGTACAGGAGAGCATCGCGGACAAATTCCTCGACAAGGTGCGCCGCCGCATGAATCTGCTGCGCGTGGGCGACTCGCTCGACAAGGCGGTCGATATGGGGCCGGTTGTCGCGCCGGTGCAGTACGAAACTATCGACCGGCTGGTCAAGAGAGGGGTGGCGGAAGGCGCGACGCTGTACCAGGCGGAGACGCCTATCCCCTCCGTCGGCTGTTATTACCCTCCGTCGCTGCTGACCGATGTTCAGCCGTCGTCGACCGTCGTCCAGGAGGAAATCTTCGGGCCGGTGCTGGTGGCGATGACCTTCCGCACGCCGTCGGAAGCCCTCGAACTGGCGAACAACACCCGCTACGGACTGGCTGCGAGCATCTGGTCCGAGAACATCAATCTGGCAATGGAAGCGGCGCGAAAGGTCAAAGCGGGCAGCGTGTGGATCAACTGCACGAATATGTTCGACGCCGCGTCGGGCTTCGGCGGCTACCGCGAGAGCGGCTATGGGCGCGAGGGCGGCAGAGAAGGGCTGTATGAGTATGCGCGCCCAAAGTGGCACGGCCGCCCGCATCCCGAACTGCCCGCCAAAGATGATAAGACGTTCAAGAACTGGGGCAAGGCAGGCGCGGGATTGCCGATTATGTTGAACGGCAGCGAGGCCGCCGGAAACGGATCGCAGGGGGGTCTCCCGAGCCTCGACCGGACGGCCAAGATGTTCATCGGCGGCAAACAGAAGCGCCCCGATGGCAATTACTCGCGGCCGGTATTGGCGCCGGATGGGCATGAGGTCGGCCTGGCTGCAGACGGCAACCGCAAGGACATCCGCGACGCCGTCAGCGCCGCCCGCAGCGCCGAAAGCTGGGGCTTCAGGACCGGCCACCAGCGCGCACAAATCCTGTATTACATCGCAGAGAACCTGTCAGCCCGGTTGGAAGAATTCGCACGGCGGATTTCGGCCATGACCGGCTGTTCGGCGGAGGACGCGCGGAGCGAGGTCGAACTGAGCATCTCCAGGTGGTTCACGTGGGCGGCGTGGGCAGACAAATATGGCGGCGTGATACAGGAAACCGAACTGCGCGGCCTGACGATCGAGCTGAACGAGTCGCTGGGCGTGATCGGTATCGCCTGCCCGGACGAACGGCCGCTGCTCGGTCTGGTGTCGCTGGTCGCGCCGGCCATCGCACGTGGAAACACGGTGGTGGTGGTGCCATCGCAGAAGCACCCGCTCGCTGCGACCGATTTCTATCAGGTGCTGGAGACATCGGATCTGCCCGCGGGAGTCATCAACATCGTCACCGGCGAGCGCGACCCGTTGACCAAGACGCTGGTCGAACATGATGACGTCGACGCAATGTGGTATTTTGGCTCGGCGCTCGGCAGTGCGATGGTCGAAAACCTGTCGGCGTACAACATGAAGCGCACCTGGGTGAGTTATGGCGAATCCCGCGATTGGGCGGACGAGGCGCAGGGCGCGGGACATGAGTTCCTGCATGAGGCGACCCAGGTGAAAAACATCTGGGTGCCGATGGGCGAGTCGATGCCCACCGGCGGCGGCTACTAA
- a CDS encoding ABC transporter substrate-binding protein, whose amino-acid sequence MYVNAPRATRRLVTLSLTLAALLIALVALPANAQSGNLTVGTNAPANLEPALGSNDPEILFERMIYDYLFDVTPDNAIAPNLADTYTVSTDGLVYTLTLVEGVTFHDGAAFSASDVVYTFERLKTLESPALGLLAGGAFTVAAEGESTVIFTLEAPNADFIYGLAGRLAFILSEDTADVNTLVEGDAPYVNFNGTGPFTLTEYSVGQRAVFTRNPNYFKPDAVALDTVTMVFIDDPLAQIDALRSGAVDFIFKVPVDQLPTLEATAGLTILNKATNQHPVIRIRTAEGFRGADVRIRQALKLGINREELNELTQDGLAAVGNNDPIGPLYGDYYAPIPSAYDPAQACALILEATGEERISFDFYVVDALGYPDLATIMQQQWQDACIDVEILVRPENVYYGDNEWLDAELGLTGWGSRPIPQALLLEAYVTGAPYNESNFSDPDLDALVAAAGVTTDPDARAELYQQIAQIFADRGPVIIPFFAPVIGAVSDRVQGLDMNPFPGLTDFRGVSVTE is encoded by the coding sequence ATGTACGTGAACGCTCCCCGCGCAACGCGGCGATTGGTGACGCTGTCGCTGACCCTCGCCGCCCTGTTGATCGCGCTTGTCGCGCTGCCCGCCAACGCACAGTCCGGCAACCTCACCGTCGGCACCAACGCTCCGGCAAACCTCGAACCGGCGCTCGGCTCCAATGACCCGGAAATCCTCTTTGAACGCATGATTTACGATTACCTGTTTGATGTGACGCCGGACAACGCGATCGCGCCCAACCTGGCCGACACCTATACCGTGTCTACCGACGGACTCGTTTACACGCTGACGCTGGTCGAAGGCGTGACATTCCATGACGGCGCGGCGTTCAGCGCGTCGGACGTGGTCTACACCTTCGAACGGCTGAAGACCCTCGAATCGCCGGCGCTGGGTTTGCTGGCGGGGGGCGCGTTCACCGTCGCCGCTGAAGGCGAAAGCACCGTGATCTTCACGCTCGAAGCGCCGAATGCCGACTTCATCTATGGTCTCGCCGGACGACTAGCCTTCATCCTGAGCGAAGACACAGCTGATGTGAATACGCTGGTCGAGGGCGATGCGCCGTACGTCAATTTCAACGGCACCGGCCCGTTCACGCTGACTGAGTACAGCGTCGGACAGCGCGCCGTATTCACCCGCAACCCGAACTACTTCAAGCCGGACGCCGTGGCGCTGGATACCGTGACGATGGTCTTCATTGACGATCCGCTGGCCCAGATCGACGCGCTGCGCAGTGGCGCGGTGGACTTCATCTTCAAGGTACCGGTAGACCAACTACCGACGCTGGAAGCCACAGCGGGACTTACGATCCTGAACAAGGCGACCAATCAGCATCCGGTGATCCGCATCCGCACAGCGGAGGGTTTCCGGGGCGCGGATGTACGCATTCGTCAGGCACTGAAACTGGGCATCAACCGTGAAGAACTGAACGAGCTGACGCAGGACGGGCTGGCCGCCGTCGGCAATAACGACCCGATTGGCCCGCTGTACGGCGATTATTACGCGCCGATCCCATCCGCCTATGATCCCGCGCAGGCCTGCGCGCTGATCCTTGAGGCGACCGGCGAGGAGCGTATCAGTTTCGACTTCTACGTGGTCGACGCGCTCGGCTACCCCGATCTGGCGACCATCATGCAGCAGCAGTGGCAGGACGCCTGCATCGACGTCGAGATTCTGGTGCGGCCGGAGAACGTGTACTACGGCGACAACGAGTGGCTGGACGCGGAACTCGGTCTGACCGGATGGGGTTCGCGCCCGATCCCGCAGGCGCTGCTGCTGGAAGCCTACGTGACCGGCGCGCCCTACAACGAGAGCAATTTCAGCGATCCTGACCTGGACGCGCTGGTTGCCGCGGCCGGCGTCACGACCGACCCCGACGCCCGTGCCGAGCTGTACCAGCAGATCGCGCAGATCTTCGCCGACCGCGGCCCGGTCATCATCCCGTTCTTCGCGCCGGTCATCGGCGCGGTCAGCGACCGCGTGCAGGGGCTGGACATGAACCCGTTCCCCGGTCTGACCGACTTCCGCGGCGTCAGCGTGACAGAATAA
- a CDS encoding type II toxin-antitoxin system HicB family antitoxin, whose protein sequence is MERHVILYPGEDGYWVIECPSLPGCISQGETREEALANIKDAIALYIESLVAHQEFVS, encoded by the coding sequence ATGGAACGTCACGTCATTTTGTATCCCGGCGAGGATGGTTACTGGGTCATCGAATGTCCGAGTCTGCCGGGGTGCATTAGTCAGGGCGAGACCCGCGAGGAGGCCCTCGCCAACATCAAGGACGCAATCGCGCTGTATATCGAGTCGCTCGTCGCACATCAAGAATTTGTCTCCTGA
- a CDS encoding ABC transporter ATP-binding protein yields the protein MTVPVLAAENLSVDYRIGREWRAVLSDISLSLEAGEIHGLVGESGSGKTTLGMALMRYLDANARITAGRVLLDGDDLVPKTTAELRDIWGRLLNLVPQNPLAALNPSYPIGDQIGEVTRRHAGLTPREAWEQAVAMLRKVKIADPDVIARRYPHQLSGGMRQRVSIAMALSTQPRLLVLDEPTTALDVTTQAVILDLFRELIRGNHAAALYISHDLATIAQLCERVTVLYAGEVMETAPVRALYTQPLHPYTQGLLASLPHKWIEGNETRLPVIPGVAPSLAERPSACVFAPRCPLALAVCHAEKPPLEATPDGRSVRCHRWQEIADGLTAFGDQPAADSNQLPADGGEQRTVGDPRPPVLMARGVTKHFGEGGFFARLTGMARPPVQAVDDVSLHVNAKSTLGLVGESGSGKTTLARLIVGLEPADRGELQLMGVDLPADVGQRPQAALRQLQMVMQNPNEALNPYQTVGQAIGRPLRRLEQHLTEPQIKARVADLLESVRLSPSYAERVPAELSGGEKQRVAIARAFAANPALIVADEPTSALDVSVQAVVLNLLKDLRASHGSSYLLISHDLDVVAYLAEWICVMYLGQIVEQGKAAHVYGAPSHPYTEALVSAVPVADPDAPRKGIRLDGEVPSARSIPTGCRFHTRCPRCLGDVCISVEPPIQDAGDGHLIRCHIPLDELARLQADPLSLQPATSSRAEGAAP from the coding sequence GTGACGGTTCCCGTGCTGGCTGCCGAAAACCTGAGCGTCGACTACCGGATCGGGCGCGAGTGGCGCGCTGTCCTGAGCGACATCTCGCTGTCGCTTGAGGCCGGAGAAATCCACGGACTGGTCGGCGAGAGCGGCAGCGGCAAGACCACGCTGGGCATGGCACTGATGCGCTATCTGGACGCCAACGCACGGATTACGGCGGGGCGCGTGCTGCTCGACGGCGACGATCTGGTGCCAAAGACCACCGCCGAACTGCGCGACATCTGGGGGCGCCTGCTGAACCTTGTGCCGCAGAATCCGCTGGCGGCGCTCAACCCCTCCTACCCGATCGGCGATCAGATCGGCGAAGTGACGCGGCGGCATGCCGGCCTGACCCCGCGAGAGGCATGGGAGCAAGCCGTCGCGATGCTGCGTAAGGTGAAGATTGCCGACCCGGACGTGATCGCCCGGCGCTATCCGCACCAGTTGAGCGGCGGGATGCGGCAGCGCGTCTCGATTGCGATGGCGCTCAGCACCCAGCCGCGCCTGCTGGTACTGGACGAGCCGACAACCGCGCTGGATGTGACCACGCAGGCCGTGATCCTCGACCTGTTCCGCGAGCTGATCCGCGGGAACCATGCCGCCGCGCTGTATATCTCACATGATCTGGCGACGATCGCGCAGTTGTGCGAGCGGGTGACCGTCCTGTACGCAGGCGAAGTGATGGAAACGGCGCCGGTCAGAGCGCTGTATACCCAGCCCCTGCACCCGTATACCCAAGGGCTGCTGGCCAGCCTGCCGCACAAGTGGATCGAAGGGAACGAGACGCGGCTGCCGGTCATTCCGGGCGTAGCGCCGAGCCTGGCCGAGCGTCCGTCCGCCTGCGTGTTTGCGCCACGCTGCCCACTCGCACTGGCGGTCTGCCACGCGGAAAAACCGCCGCTGGAAGCAACGCCGGACGGCCGGAGCGTGCGCTGCCACCGCTGGCAGGAGATCGCGGACGGGCTAACGGCGTTCGGCGACCAGCCGGCAGCGGACAGCAATCAGTTACCAGCGGACGGCGGAGAGCAGCGGACAGTGGGCGACCCTCGTCCGCCCGTGCTGATGGCGCGCGGAGTCACCAAGCACTTCGGCGAAGGCGGATTTTTCGCGCGGCTGACCGGCATGGCCCGGCCGCCGGTACAGGCCGTCGACGACGTATCGCTGCACGTGAACGCGAAGTCGACGCTGGGGCTGGTCGGCGAGAGCGGCAGCGGCAAGACCACGCTGGCGCGGCTGATCGTCGGGCTTGAACCGGCGGACCGCGGCGAACTGCAGCTGATGGGAGTCGACCTGCCGGCAGATGTCGGCCAACGCCCTCAGGCCGCGCTGCGCCAGCTGCAGATGGTGATGCAGAACCCGAACGAAGCGCTCAATCCGTACCAGACGGTCGGGCAGGCGATTGGCCGGCCGCTGCGCCGCCTCGAACAGCACCTGACAGAACCGCAGATCAAGGCGCGGGTCGCGGATCTGCTGGAGAGCGTGCGGCTTTCGCCCAGCTATGCCGAGCGCGTGCCGGCTGAACTGAGCGGGGGCGAAAAACAGCGCGTGGCGATCGCGCGGGCGTTCGCCGCCAATCCAGCCTTGATCGTGGCCGACGAACCGACCTCGGCGCTCGACGTTTCGGTACAGGCGGTGGTGCTGAACCTGCTCAAAGACCTGCGCGCCTCGCACGGGTCTTCTTACCTGCTGATCAGCCACGACCTGGACGTGGTGGCTTATCTGGCGGAGTGGATTTGCGTGATGTACCTCGGCCAGATCGTCGAGCAGGGGAAAGCGGCGCATGTCTACGGGGCGCCTTCGCACCCGTATACAGAAGCGCTGGTCTCGGCGGTGCCGGTGGCAGACCCGGACGCGCCGCGCAAAGGCATCCGGCTGGACGGCGAAGTGCCGAGCGCGCGCAGCATCCCGACCGGCTGCCGTTTCCATACCCGCTGCCCGCGCTGTCTGGGCGACGTCTGCATCAGCGTCGAGCCGCCGATCCAGGACGCCGGCGACGGACACCTGATCCGCTGCCATATCCCGCTCGATGAGCTGGCGCGGCTGCAGGCAGATCCGCTGTCCCTGCAGCCTGCAACGTCCAGCCGCGCTGAAGGGGCGGCGCCATGA
- a CDS encoding ABC transporter permease, whose amino-acid sequence MLRALRTLAQRRLSLVGLILVSGFILAAVFGPNIAPYPFDDLVRDASGTVARRVPPNAEFLFGTDKLGRDVFSRILWGARDVIGIAGIATALAVTLGTAIGLAIGYRGGWVDELVSRAFDSLLAIPALVLALVMLATLGASSAGIIIVIVLLYTPIVTRVIRSATLGLRAAGYVEAARLRGESTLYILFREILPGVLPALAVEAALRFSYAIFLTASLGFLGLGVQPPSPDWGRMVYEARLDFNRAPWALWFPAGAIAMLVISVNLLADGLRRVFRYEGGLL is encoded by the coding sequence ATGCTGCGCGCCTTACGTACCCTCGCTCAACGCCGTCTGTCGCTGGTCGGCCTGATCCTCGTCTCGGGTTTCATCCTGGCGGCGGTCTTCGGGCCGAACATCGCGCCCTACCCGTTTGACGACTTAGTGCGCGATGCCAGCGGGACGGTGGCGCGGCGCGTGCCCCCCAATGCCGAGTTCCTGTTCGGGACCGACAAGCTCGGCCGGGACGTGTTCAGCCGCATCCTGTGGGGCGCGCGCGATGTGATCGGCATCGCCGGGATCGCGACGGCGCTGGCGGTGACGCTGGGGACGGCCATCGGGCTGGCGATCGGCTATCGCGGCGGATGGGTAGACGAACTGGTCTCGCGCGCCTTCGACAGCCTGCTGGCGATCCCGGCGCTGGTGCTGGCGCTGGTCATGCTGGCGACCCTCGGCGCGTCCTCGGCCGGAATCATCATCGTGATCGTGCTGCTCTATACGCCAATCGTGACGCGGGTGATCCGCTCGGCGACGCTCGGGCTGCGGGCGGCAGGATACGTCGAGGCGGCACGTCTGCGCGGAGAGTCGACGCTGTACATCCTGTTCCGCGAAATCCTGCCGGGGGTGCTGCCGGCGCTGGCGGTCGAGGCGGCGCTGCGCTTCAGTTATGCCATTTTCCTGACCGCATCGCTCGGGTTTCTCGGTCTCGGCGTGCAACCCCCGTCGCCGGACTGGGGCAGGATGGTCTATGAAGCGCGGCTGGACTTCAACCGCGCGCCGTGGGCCTTGTGGTTCCCGGCCGGGGCGATCGCGATGCTGGTGATCTCGGTCAACCTGCTGGCGGACGGGCTGCGGCGGGTCTTCCGCTACGAAGGGGGACTCCTGTGA
- a CDS encoding tetratricopeptide repeat protein, translating to MPSITQRLGVQRYEADQLYKEALTAIQKRDRKGAIAKLNEAIRLLPTNAEYWAARGLMYYEEGTDDLAKADFERALKAYKHEMLAHYGLGLVALRDDQAEQALKHLEAAFKLDPQRPETQYAIALAHDKAGHPADAVPWMERAHDQFDALGDKRKNDAQRWLTTLRRKAR from the coding sequence ATGCCCTCAATCACCCAGCGGCTCGGCGTGCAGCGCTACGAGGCCGACCAACTGTATAAAGAAGCGCTGACGGCGATCCAGAAGCGCGACCGCAAGGGGGCGATCGCCAAGCTGAACGAGGCGATCCGGCTGCTGCCGACCAACGCCGAATACTGGGCGGCGCGCGGGCTGATGTATTACGAGGAAGGCACCGATGACCTCGCCAAAGCCGATTTCGAGCGCGCGCTGAAAGCCTATAAACACGAGATGCTGGCGCATTACGGCCTGGGGCTGGTGGCGCTGCGCGATGACCAGGCCGAGCAGGCACTCAAGCACCTCGAAGCCGCCTTCAAGCTCGATCCGCAGCGGCCGGAGACGCAGTACGCGATTGCCCTGGCGCACGACAAAGCCGGGCATCCCGCCGATGCCGTCCCCTGGATGGAGCGCGCGCACGACCAGTTCGATGCGCTCGGGGACAAGCGCAAGAACGACGCGCAGCGCTGGCTGACCACCCTGCGGCGCAAAGCGCGCTAA
- the deoC gene encoding deoxyribose-phosphate aldolase, with protein sequence MKAHADRAAEHERNPGMPLDFAWVNKARVNLSAAERRAKSIPARRSVKQDAQAAWLLKAITCIDLTALSGDDTPSNVARMCAKARNPVRQDILEGLGMADAGITVGAVCVYHQRVADAVAYLNGSDIPVAAVSTGFPAGLSPFKQRVEEIHASVEAGAREIDIVITREHVLRGEWQKLYDEIKTFRAACGDAHMKTILATGELATLSNVMRASLVAMMAGADFIKTSTGKEPVNATLEVSLIMTRAIRAYLEQTGIKVGYKPAGGIRTAKDALNFQSLMREELGVDWMQPDLFRFGASALLTDIERQLSHHLTGRYAAKHHMPMG encoded by the coding sequence ATGAAAGCCCATGCCGACCGCGCAGCGGAACACGAGCGTAATCCCGGTATGCCGCTCGATTTCGCGTGGGTGAACAAAGCGCGGGTCAACCTGAGCGCCGCCGAGCGCCGCGCCAAGTCCATCCCCGCCCGCCGCAGCGTCAAACAGGACGCACAGGCGGCCTGGCTGCTCAAGGCGATCACCTGCATCGATCTGACGGCGCTCAGCGGGGACGACACGCCATCCAACGTCGCGCGGATGTGCGCCAAGGCGCGCAATCCGGTAAGGCAGGATATCCTCGAAGGTCTGGGCATGGCCGACGCCGGAATCACCGTTGGCGCGGTGTGTGTTTACCATCAGCGCGTGGCCGACGCGGTGGCGTATCTGAATGGCAGCGACATCCCTGTCGCGGCGGTCAGCACCGGCTTCCCGGCAGGCCTCAGTCCCTTCAAGCAGCGGGTTGAGGAGATCCACGCGTCGGTTGAAGCCGGCGCGCGCGAAATCGACATCGTCATCACGCGGGAACACGTACTGCGCGGCGAATGGCAGAAGCTGTACGACGAAATAAAGACCTTTCGCGCGGCCTGCGGCGACGCGCACATGAAAACCATCCTCGCAACCGGCGAATTGGCCACCCTGAGCAATGTCATGCGGGCCAGCCTTGTAGCGATGATGGCCGGTGCCGATTTCATCAAGACCAGCACCGGCAAAGAACCGGTCAACGCCACGCTCGAAGTCAGCCTGATCATGACCCGCGCGATCCGCGCCTATCTGGAGCAGACCGGCATCAAGGTCGGCTATAAGCCGGCCGGCGGCATCCGCACGGCCAAAGACGCGCTCAACTTCCAGTCGCTGATGCGCGAGGAACTCGGCGTCGACTGGATGCAGCCGGACCTGTTCCGTTTCGGCGCGTCGGCGCTGCTGACCGACATTGAACGCCAGCTTTCGCATCACCTTACCGGACGCTACGCTGCCAAACATCACATGCCGATGGGGTGA